TCTGAGGAGTTCTACCTGCTTGATCGTTTCTCCAACTAATTCAGGAGTCATATCTCGTTCCTCCCCCACTTCGGTCCAACATAAGGGGGTCCTACAGGGTTGCCCATACAACGCTTCATACGGGGACATTTCAATGCTCGCATGGTAGCTGTTGTTATATGAGAACTCCACCAATGGTAGATATTCGCTCCATTTACCTCCCCATTCCAAAACACTCGCCCTCAACATATCTTCAAATGTTTGGATGGTCCTCTCGGAttgtccatccgtctgtgggtggTATGCGGTGCTAAGGCGAACCTTGGTTCCCAATGCTCTTTGAAACGCCTGCCTGAAAGTTGAGGTAAACTTCGGGTCCCGGTCAGATACTATGCTTACAGGTACCCCATGCAACTTCACTATGGTGTTCAGGTACTCTCGAGCCAAGTCCTCGGTCTTATCGGTAGTTCGTATAGGTAGGAAATGAGCCGTCTTTGTCAGGCGGTCTACTATCACCCATATGGAGTCCTTGTTCCTCGTGGTCCGTGGTAGACCCGTGAAGAAATCCATTGTCACCATATCCCATTTCCATTGTGGTAAGGGTAGCTCCTGCAGCAGTCCTCCCGGAACTCCGCGCTCCGCCTTAACCAGCTGACAGGTCTGACACCGGGCTATCCACAAGGTAACATCTCTTTTCATTCCTTCCCAGTGATAGTACCGCTTCAGGTCTTGGTACATATTTGTCCGTCCCGGGTGAATTGCGAATCGTGATTGATGAGCCTGTGCCAGTAACTCGTCCCTCAAGTTCCCTCCCTGTGGTACGCACACTCGGCCTTTAAACAGGATTGTACCATTCCCAGCCGTACGGTACCCGCTCACCTCCTTGTCGACCATCCTTTGGAGGGTGGAGTCCGTTTCCTGGGCCTTACTGATTCGACTCAGTAGGTCAGCTTGTTCCACGACCTCTAACCCGGCGCCCTCCTCGTTCACGGTCGTCGCACAGAGAAGTAGTTTCGTTAGGGCCGTGGCAAGCTCCTGAGTTTCCTTTGCTTCGGAGATGTCTGATTTCCTTCGGCTTAAGGCATCTGCCACCAGGTTCTCCTTCCGGGGGTGGTAATCGATGACCAGGTCGTAATCTGCTAGCAGTTCCATCCACCTGCGTTGCCGTAGGTTCAAGTCTCCTTGAGTGAACACATATTTCAAACTCTGGTGATCCGTGAAAATTTGCACCTTTTCTCCGTATAGATACGATCTCCAGATTTTTAGAGCGAATACCACTGCTGCTAACTCTAGGTCATGTGTTGGGTAGTTAGACTCGTGTTTCCGCAATTGTCTGGACGCGTAGGCGTTTACCCTTCCTTCCTGCATGAGTACGCATCCCACTCCGACCCCGGAGGCGTCGGTGTAGACCACAAATGGCACCCCTGGTCTAGGTAGGACTAGTACTGGGGCTCTAGTCAGCATATCCTTTAGTTGTTTGAATCCCTCCTCGCACGCCTCTGTCCATTCGAACCTAACCTCCTTGCCCGTAAGGCGGGTGAGTGGCCTGGCTATTGTGGCGAACCCTAAAACGTACTTACGGTAGTATCGTGCCAATCTGAGGAAACTTCGTACTTCGGTTGCGTTGCCCATTTTCTGATTGCGGTGATCTTCTCGGGTCCACCGCTATCCCTGCCTCGGAAATCACATGCCCTAGGAACCCAATCTTACGTTGCAAGAAGCTACACTTGCCAAGCTTAGCATATAACCCTTGCTCCCTTAACTTGTCCAGCACGATACTCAAATGGCGTCTGTGGTCCTCCCGGCTCTTGGAGTAAATTAAGATATCGTCGATGAAGACAATCACACACTGATCCAGATAATCTCTGAAAATATCATTCATTAGCCCCATGAAAGCTGCCGGCGCATTCGTCAGCCCAAAGGGCATTACTACGAATTCGTAGTGTCCGTACCGGGTACGAAAAGCCGTCTTCCTAATATCCCCTTCATGAATAGGAATTTGGTGATAACCTGAAGCAAGGTAGATCTTTGAGAACCAGATGGCTCCCTCCAGCTGATCCATAAGTTCGTCTATACGGGGTAGGGGGTACTTATTTTTAACGGTCACCTTGTTTAATCCCCGGTAGTCGATGCACAGTCAAAGGCTCCCATCAAGCGGAATCCTAACGCACGCTTTGGCACACTCGACTACGGCTCTGTGCTGTGCTAGCCAATCCATTCCCAATATCACCTCGTAACGCCCCAGTTCTAATTCCAGCAGGTCTCCGGGTAAATTCACTCCTGCGAGGATCACCGGTACCTCTTCATATCTTCCCTTCGTGGCTATTTTCTCTATTCCTGCAGTCTCGACTCCCGTCACcatggtgttgaagttcccctTAAAGTTCCACTCACGCGTAAGTCTAGGGCTTACAAAACTGTGAGTTGCCCCGGTGTCGAAGAGAGTGAACGTTGTCACTCCTCCGACCGCGACAGACCCCGCGATTGGTTCGGCTCCTTCGCGACCCTCGACGGCGTACGCTCTTGGCCCTGCGGCTTGTCCTCTCTGCTGTTGGGGTTGCGTCCCTCCCACATTCCCTCTTTGGAGTGTTGGGCACTCCCACGACTGATGTCCCTCCTGGCCGCAGCGGTGACAGCGCCTGCGTGGGGCCTGTCTCTCCTTCAGGCATTCCCTCGCCATATGGCCGCGCTCGCCGCAGTTGTAGCATGCTCCTGCCCTGCACTCCCCCCACATGGAATCGTCCACACCTTTCGCATGGGGGCCTTGACGGGGCAGGCTCAGCCGCGGGCAGTGCATCCCGGGGCCGTTTGGCACCCCGGTTCTGGGAGTTCTGGTTCTGCCTCCGTTCTTCCTCGAGCCCTGATTCTTGTTATGCGGCTTTCTCAATCAGCTCATGGACATCACGATAGTCCCGCACGTTGCATCTATTCCTCAGTTCTATTCTCATCCCTTTGAGGAAACGGCGGATTAAGTCGTGATCACTCAGGTAGTGACCCGCAAATCTCCGAAGTCGGTTGAACT
This genomic stretch from Brassica napus cultivar Da-Ae chromosome C9, Da-Ae, whole genome shotgun sequence harbors:
- the LOC125592551 gene encoding uncharacterized protein LOC125592551, translating into MHCPRLSLPRQGPHAKGVDDSMWGECRAGACYNCGERGHMARECLKERQAPRRRCHRCGQEGHQSWECPTLQRGNVGGTQPQQQRGQAAGPRAYAVEGREGAEPIAGSVAVGGVTTFTLFDTGATHSFVSPRLTREWNFKGNFNTMVTGVETAGIEKIATKGRYEEVPVILAGVNLPGDLLELELGRYEVILGMDWLAQHRAVVECAKACVRIPLDGSL